A genomic window from Massilia sp. METH4 includes:
- a CDS encoding GGDEF domain-containing protein, producing MRVRQRQKDPVPSHDLPHPRLEIDRQRAEFVDAAVEGRFNRHHLPERSAQLKLSLLFCAAFYVAFGATDVATLGATPTAWLMVALRVLVALAAGACWLAIARRPESVRLAVLSACAVEILGLAVFMVLCWYQPTAMTWNVMSQALILMAIYIAIPNRFVYAVWIAAGSSVVFCAMLLFQGFLKLDDIVALVLLLALGNTLGYIGARRFHLAQREEFRSAILLQQLADRDPLTGCYNRRVLQKGLLDAELARARRYGTALSVILCDIDHFKRINDTHGHAAGDHVLQEFGGLLLAMTRETVDSVVRYGGEEFLVVLPETDLEGARALAERVRHAFGSTGSAVEFGQFVTATASFGIAAVPALYPDAPETPAVLIEAADAQLYAAKRGGRNCVRGAVVTGERLQSMA from the coding sequence ATGCGAGTTCGTCAACGCCAGAAAGACCCCGTGCCCTCCCACGACCTGCCCCACCCTCGCCTCGAGATCGACCGCCAGCGCGCGGAATTCGTCGACGCGGCCGTCGAAGGCCGTTTCAACCGCCACCACCTGCCGGAACGCTCCGCCCAACTCAAGCTCAGCCTGCTGTTCTGCGCCGCGTTCTACGTGGCATTCGGCGCGACCGACGTGGCCACGCTGGGCGCCACGCCCACGGCATGGCTGATGGTCGCGTTGCGCGTGCTGGTGGCGCTGGCGGCCGGCGCATGCTGGCTGGCGATCGCTCGCCGGCCCGAATCGGTGCGCCTGGCCGTGCTCTCGGCCTGTGCCGTCGAGATACTGGGCCTGGCGGTGTTCATGGTGCTGTGCTGGTACCAGCCCACCGCCATGACGTGGAACGTGATGTCCCAGGCGCTGATCCTGATGGCGATCTACATCGCCATCCCGAACCGTTTCGTGTATGCCGTGTGGATTGCCGCCGGCTCGTCGGTCGTGTTCTGCGCGATGCTGCTGTTCCAGGGTTTCCTGAAGCTGGACGACATCGTCGCCCTCGTGCTGCTGCTCGCGCTCGGCAATACCCTCGGCTACATCGGTGCGCGGCGCTTCCACCTGGCCCAGCGCGAGGAATTCCGTTCCGCCATCCTGCTGCAGCAGCTGGCCGACCGCGACCCGCTGACCGGTTGCTACAACCGCCGCGTGCTGCAGAAAGGCTTGCTCGATGCCGAGCTGGCGCGCGCGCGCCGCTACGGCACCGCGCTCTCGGTGATCCTGTGCGACATCGATCATTTCAAGCGCATCAACGACACCCACGGCCACGCCGCCGGCGACCACGTGCTGCAGGAATTCGGCGGCCTGCTGCTGGCCATGACGCGGGAAACCGTCGACAGCGTGGTGCGCTACGGCGGCGAGGAATTCCTAGTGGTGCTGCCCGAGACCGACCTCGAAGGCGCCCGCGCGCTGGCCGAACGGGTGCGCCATGCGTTCGGCAGCACCGGCAGCGCCGTCGAATTCGGCCAGTTCGTCACCGCCACCGCCAGCTTCGGCATCGCCGCCGTGCCGGCGCTGTACCCGGACGCGCCGGAAACCCCGGCCGTGCTGATCGAGGCTGCCGACGCGCAGCTGTATGCCGCCAAGCGTGGCGGCAGGAATTGCGTACGGGGCGCCGTGGTGACGGGAGAGCGCCTGCAGTCGATGGCGTGA
- a CDS encoding TonB-dependent receptor produces MLYSKKGPRAPHETPNTRHRLIAIAVAGACATLMAPVHSQEATQATPATAQAAAAVPMVAQDANTSAAGNVADPTSPATVVVKGIRASMQSTLNLKRNSDGIVDGIVADDIGKFPDTNLAESLQRISGVSIDRNRGEGAQVTVRGVGPDLNMVLLNGRQMPTSNLGDLAGRAFDFSNLASEAVSQIQVYKSSRADTPPGGIGATLNIMTARPLELGNQASVGVKAVYDTSNDNLPKEDAAKRSYTPEISGIYSTTWGDGMFGVSVSASYQERNLGVNQAQITNGWKGPYTPTQTGITGPIPLPGAPGSENITNRPDGSDVYSVPQNISYFMRGSQRQRTNGQLTFQFRPNKDLTTTLDYTYSQNKIQTKYHELSAWFNHGPSVSSWTDGPVASPIFYQENVANQDIAMNGGDFATKSENKSIGFNAQWKASRDLRLTFDAHHSTAVSQKDSPFGSNNDLATVSFSRGNTRVDFTNEMPVLSIEGADFNRAPMQVTGSWFQDGYQKMEIDQAQAGGRLKLWEASELNFGLSLTNVKNRSAFQQVQSDSWDGATSPADYPQSMFRPDSLGQYFDKLGGHDNPALFQQIHLFDFAAMRQRVSDATGKPALYLPSLADPDYDRRTTEKSRALYFQLNTEWDTPMPMHTGIGVRYEKTDVYSTALSQTVAGVNWRSQNELPFVFAGKEFTSMKGKYHHFLPSLDWDMNVRDDFKVRASYGWTIGRPRYDQIQGGTNISPTGNINYGTGTRGNPALEPVKSKNLDLSAEWYYDRQSVVSLGLFHKSLSKYAGQSVNMETSPNVTTPVGGAYWNAALASGCISTDTTCIRNFIFRNFRGQEGVVWEGTNEFGNETGIIRGIAGNPLVQYQITSFVNEKSANVKGAEINVQHMFGNSGFGLQANYTYVKSNLAFNNAGSGNQFALVGLSDSANVIGIFENDKWSIRAAYNWRDEFLSSVTDQAGSNPQYVEPYGQVDLSIGYNLTKNLTLQFEGINLNDETQRVHGRTKMMVLSATQGGPRYMLGARYKF; encoded by the coding sequence GTGCTGTACAGCAAGAAGGGCCCGCGCGCCCCCCATGAGACCCCCAATACCCGGCACCGCCTGATCGCCATCGCCGTTGCCGGCGCCTGCGCCACCCTGATGGCGCCGGTTCATTCGCAGGAAGCCACCCAGGCCACGCCCGCCACCGCCCAGGCGGCGGCAGCGGTACCGATGGTTGCCCAGGACGCGAACACCAGCGCGGCCGGCAATGTCGCCGACCCGACCAGCCCCGCGACCGTCGTCGTCAAGGGCATCCGCGCGTCGATGCAGTCGACGCTGAACCTGAAGCGCAATTCCGACGGTATCGTCGACGGCATCGTGGCCGACGACATCGGCAAGTTCCCGGACACCAACCTGGCCGAATCGCTGCAGCGCATTTCCGGCGTGTCGATCGACCGCAACCGCGGCGAAGGCGCGCAGGTCACGGTGCGCGGCGTCGGCCCGGACCTGAACATGGTGCTGCTGAACGGCCGCCAGATGCCTACCTCGAACCTGGGCGACCTGGCCGGCCGCGCGTTCGACTTCTCGAACCTGGCTTCGGAAGCCGTCTCGCAGATCCAGGTGTACAAGAGCTCGCGCGCCGACACGCCGCCCGGCGGCATCGGCGCCACGCTGAACATCATGACCGCCCGCCCGCTGGAACTGGGTAACCAGGCCAGCGTGGGCGTGAAGGCCGTGTACGACACGTCGAACGACAACCTGCCGAAGGAAGACGCGGCCAAGCGCTCGTATACCCCGGAGATCTCCGGCATCTACAGCACCACCTGGGGCGACGGCATGTTCGGCGTCTCCGTCTCGGCCAGCTACCAGGAGCGCAACCTGGGCGTGAACCAGGCGCAGATCACCAACGGCTGGAAAGGTCCGTACACGCCGACCCAGACGGGGATCACGGGCCCGATCCCCCTGCCCGGCGCCCCCGGCTCGGAGAACATCACGAACCGCCCGGACGGCAGCGACGTCTATTCGGTGCCGCAGAACATCTCGTACTTCATGCGCGGCTCGCAGCGCCAGCGCACCAACGGCCAGCTGACGTTCCAGTTCCGCCCCAACAAGGACCTGACGACGACGCTGGACTACACGTACTCGCAGAACAAGATCCAGACCAAGTACCACGAGCTGTCCGCGTGGTTCAATCACGGCCCTTCCGTGTCGAGCTGGACCGACGGCCCGGTGGCGTCGCCGATCTTCTACCAGGAGAACGTGGCGAACCAGGATATCGCCATGAACGGCGGCGACTTCGCCACCAAGAGCGAGAACAAGTCGATCGGCTTCAACGCGCAGTGGAAGGCCTCGCGCGACCTGCGCCTGACGTTCGACGCGCATCACTCCACCGCCGTGTCGCAGAAGGACAGCCCGTTCGGTTCCAACAACGACCTGGCAACCGTCAGCTTCAGCCGCGGCAACACCCGCGTGGACTTCACCAACGAGATGCCGGTGCTGTCGATCGAAGGTGCCGACTTCAACCGCGCGCCGATGCAGGTCACCGGTTCCTGGTTCCAGGACGGCTACCAGAAGATGGAGATCGACCAGGCCCAGGCCGGCGGTCGCCTGAAGCTGTGGGAAGCGTCGGAGCTGAACTTCGGCCTGTCGCTCACGAACGTGAAGAACCGCTCGGCCTTCCAGCAGGTGCAGAGCGACTCGTGGGACGGCGCCACGTCGCCGGCCGACTATCCGCAATCGATGTTCCGCCCCGACTCCCTCGGCCAGTACTTCGACAAGCTGGGCGGCCACGACAATCCGGCCCTGTTCCAGCAGATCCACCTGTTCGACTTTGCGGCGATGCGCCAGCGGGTGTCGGATGCGACGGGCAAGCCGGCGCTGTACCTGCCGAGCCTGGCCGATCCGGACTACGACCGCCGCACGACGGAGAAGAGCCGCGCGCTGTACTTCCAGCTGAACACGGAGTGGGATACCCCCATGCCGATGCATACCGGTATCGGCGTTCGCTACGAAAAGACCGACGTCTACTCGACCGCGCTGTCGCAGACCGTGGCCGGCGTGAACTGGCGCTCGCAGAACGAACTGCCGTTCGTCTTTGCCGGCAAGGAGTTCACGAGCATGAAGGGCAAGTACCACCACTTCCTGCCGAGCCTGGACTGGGACATGAACGTGCGTGACGACTTCAAGGTGCGCGCCAGCTACGGCTGGACCATCGGCCGCCCGCGCTACGACCAGATCCAGGGCGGCACGAACATCAGCCCGACCGGCAACATCAACTACGGCACCGGCACGCGCGGCAACCCGGCGCTGGAACCGGTCAAGTCGAAGAACCTGGACCTGTCGGCCGAGTGGTACTACGACCGCCAGAGCGTGGTCTCGCTGGGCCTGTTCCACAAGTCGCTGTCGAAGTATGCGGGCCAGAGCGTGAACATGGAAACGTCGCCGAACGTGACGACGCCGGTGGGCGGCGCCTACTGGAACGCCGCGCTGGCGTCGGGCTGCATCAGTACCGACACCACCTGCATCCGCAACTTCATCTTCCGCAATTTCCGTGGCCAGGAAGGCGTGGTGTGGGAAGGCACGAACGAGTTCGGCAACGAAACGGGCATCATCAGGGGCATCGCCGGCAATCCGCTGGTGCAGTACCAGATCACCTCGTTCGTCAACGAGAAGTCGGCCAACGTGAAGGGCGCGGAAATCAACGTGCAGCACATGTTCGGCAACAGCGGCTTCGGCTTGCAGGCCAACTACACCTACGTGAAGTCCAATCTGGCGTTCAACAACGCCGGCTCGGGCAACCAGTTCGCGCTGGTGGGCCTGTCCGATTCGGCCAACGTGATCGGCATCTTCGAGAACGACAAATGGTCGATCCGGGCGGCGTACAACTGGCGCGACGAGTTCCTGTCCTCGGTCACCGACCAGGCGGGTTCCAATCCCCAGTACGTGGAACCGTATGGCCAGGTCGACCTGTCGATCGGCTACAACCTGACCAAGAACCTCACCTTGCAGTTCGAGGGGATCAATCTGAACGACGAGACGCAACGCGTGCATGGCCGCACCAAGATGATGGTGCTGTCGGCCACGCAGGGCGGTCCGCGCTACATGCTGGGCGCGCGATACAAGTTCTGA
- a CDS encoding ROK family transcriptional regulator, with amino-acid sequence MLHNPHNATDHPPAMPVTGDQQLLKQLNRMALVRQVSAQPGLSRAALADVLGLTKSTVSQLVRELMDEGWLTESALLVTGEVGRRATPLHLDPGRLALIGAEVGVDEARVLATNLLGEVLDSRIIDYDDAHDPASCIRLTAQAMVRQARRLARASFPGGARRVLGLGIGLHGAFDEHTGVLRHAPHQGWRNVDVRAQVEHHFTGTVLQGLPLYMQNEANVAALAEFEFAGEAVGDPLIYLSISYGVGAGIIVSDRLLTGVNGFGGEVGHAILQADGPRCSCGRRGCADALIGLATLLGDEAPSYAALERLYKRAADGAPSTCAAVAAAGRQLGILLNNLWAGFDPMAIVIGGPALRLGDALIGPARATLAGYADAAMLTPPELRTSHFGADAVAVGAAALARYRLTRPLDLQTMERRAVRAA; translated from the coding sequence GTGTTGCATAATCCGCACAACGCAACCGACCACCCACCCGCCATGCCCGTCACCGGTGACCAGCAACTCCTGAAACAATTGAACCGGATGGCCCTCGTGCGCCAGGTCAGTGCGCAGCCAGGCCTGTCGCGCGCGGCGCTGGCGGACGTGCTGGGCCTGACCAAGTCGACGGTCAGCCAGCTGGTGCGCGAACTGATGGACGAAGGCTGGCTCACCGAAAGCGCATTGCTCGTGACGGGCGAAGTAGGGCGCCGCGCCACCCCGCTGCACCTCGACCCCGGGCGGCTGGCCCTGATCGGTGCCGAGGTGGGCGTGGACGAGGCGCGCGTGCTGGCCACCAACCTGCTGGGCGAGGTGCTCGACTCCCGCATCATCGACTACGACGACGCGCACGACCCGGCATCGTGCATTCGCCTGACCGCGCAGGCGATGGTACGGCAGGCGCGGCGCCTGGCGCGCGCCTCGTTCCCCGGCGGCGCGCGCCGCGTGCTGGGCCTGGGCATCGGCCTGCACGGCGCCTTCGACGAACACACGGGCGTGCTGCGCCACGCCCCGCACCAGGGCTGGCGCAATGTGGACGTGCGCGCCCAGGTCGAACACCATTTCACGGGCACCGTGCTGCAAGGCCTGCCGTTGTACATGCAGAACGAAGCCAATGTGGCCGCGCTGGCGGAATTCGAATTCGCCGGCGAGGCAGTGGGCGATCCGCTGATCTACCTGTCGATCAGTTACGGCGTGGGGGCCGGGATCATCGTCAGCGACCGCCTGCTCACGGGGGTGAACGGATTCGGCGGCGAAGTCGGCCACGCGATCCTGCAGGCCGACGGCCCGCGCTGCTCGTGCGGGCGGCGCGGCTGCGCCGACGCGCTGATCGGCCTGGCCACGCTGCTGGGCGACGAAGCGCCCAGCTATGCGGCACTGGAGCGGCTGTACAAACGGGCGGCCGACGGCGCGCCCTCGACCTGCGCGGCGGTCGCCGCGGCCGGGCGCCAGCTGGGCATCCTGCTGAACAACCTGTGGGCCGGCTTCGACCCGATGGCGATCGTGATCGGCGGCCCCGCGCTGCGGCTGGGCGACGCGCTGATCGGCCCGGCGCGCGCGACGCTGGCCGGCTATGCGGATGCGGCGATGCTGACCCCGCCCGAGCTGCGCACCTCGCACTTCGGCGCCGACGCCGTCGCCGTGGGCGCCGCCGCGCTGGCGCGCTACCGGCTGACGCGGCCGCTGGACTTGCAGACGATGGAGCGAAGGGCGGTGCGGGCGGCTTAG
- the yghU gene encoding glutathione-dependent disulfide-bond oxidoreductase — MSDTTQYVPPAVWTPPASSGGTFANINRPVAGATHDKELPVGEHPLQLYSLGTPNGQKVTILLEELLAAGHAGAEYDAWLIRIGEGEQFGSGFVEVNPNSKIPALVDRGGAEPLRVFESGSILVYLAEKFGAFLPKETRARTETLNWLFWQMGSAPFVGGGFGHFYAYAPEKLQYPIDRYAMETKRQLDVLDRQLAAQRFVAGDEYTIADMAIWPWYGLLVLGELYGAGEFLAVHEYANVRRWADEVAARPAVQRGRRVNRLQGERQVPERHSAADLD, encoded by the coding sequence ATGAGTGACACGACGCAATACGTACCCCCCGCCGTCTGGACCCCTCCGGCCTCGTCCGGCGGCACGTTCGCCAACATCAACCGCCCCGTGGCGGGCGCCACGCACGACAAGGAACTGCCGGTCGGCGAGCACCCGCTGCAACTGTATTCGCTCGGCACGCCGAACGGCCAGAAGGTGACGATCCTGCTGGAAGAGCTGCTGGCCGCCGGCCATGCGGGCGCCGAGTACGACGCCTGGCTGATTCGCATCGGCGAGGGCGAGCAGTTCGGCAGCGGTTTCGTGGAGGTGAATCCGAATTCGAAGATTCCCGCGCTGGTGGATCGCGGCGGCGCCGAGCCGCTGCGCGTGTTCGAATCCGGTTCCATCCTCGTCTACCTGGCCGAGAAGTTCGGCGCCTTCCTGCCGAAGGAAACGCGGGCTCGCACGGAAACGCTGAACTGGCTGTTCTGGCAGATGGGTTCCGCCCCGTTCGTCGGCGGCGGCTTCGGCCACTTCTATGCCTACGCGCCGGAAAAGCTGCAATACCCGATCGACCGCTATGCGATGGAAACCAAGCGCCAGCTCGACGTGCTGGACCGCCAGCTGGCAGCGCAGCGCTTCGTGGCCGGCGACGAATACACGATCGCCGACATGGCGATCTGGCCCTGGTATGGCCTGCTGGTGCTGGGCGAGCTGTATGGCGCCGGCGAATTCCTCGCCGTGCACGAGTACGCGAACGTGCGGCGCTGGGCCGACGAAGTGGCGGCGCGGCCGGCCGTGCAGCGCGGCCGGCGCGTTAACCGGCTGCAGGGCGAGCGCCAGGTGCCGGAGCGGCACAGCGCGGCCGATCTCGACTGA
- a CDS encoding PEP-CTERM sorting domain-containing protein encodes MNHTILKLSAFALGAAMLSTASAGTVQTHLGASVSLRTTSNFTTARTISLQTWDVTTPDGKVFQALCVEPGIALNVDTANHSYDGTFSFAASKQGAISRLYSHYYSGIGGTDAGSVTESLSFQLALWELNNDDANLRTGTLSFGWDNGKGTWNGTNRSENYVYLNRAAQMIGYATTSTDPVEQDYRFTQYTMTGSQTIVVATAVPEPATYGMLGLGLGLVGFAARRRARG; translated from the coding sequence ATGAACCACACCATCCTGAAACTGTCCGCCTTCGCCCTGGGCGCCGCCATGCTCTCGACCGCCAGCGCAGGCACTGTCCAGACGCACCTGGGTGCCTCCGTCTCGCTGCGCACCACCTCCAACTTCACCACCGCACGGACGATCAGCCTGCAGACCTGGGATGTGACGACCCCGGACGGCAAGGTCTTCCAGGCCCTGTGCGTGGAACCGGGCATTGCGCTGAACGTCGACACCGCCAACCATTCCTACGATGGCACTTTCAGCTTCGCGGCGAGCAAGCAGGGCGCGATCTCCCGGCTGTACTCGCATTACTACTCCGGCATCGGCGGCACCGACGCGGGTTCCGTCACCGAGAGCCTGAGCTTCCAGCTGGCGCTGTGGGAGCTGAACAACGACGACGCCAACCTGAGGACCGGCACGCTGTCGTTCGGGTGGGACAACGGCAAGGGCACCTGGAACGGCACCAACCGCTCCGAGAACTACGTGTACCTGAACCGCGCCGCGCAAATGATCGGCTACGCGACCACGTCGACCGATCCGGTCGAGCAAGATTACAGGTTCACGCAGTACACCATGACGGGATCGCAGACGATCGTGGTGGCGACGGCCGTGCCGGAACCAGCCACCTACGGCATGCTGGGCCTGGGCCTCGGCCTGGTCGGCTTCGCCGCGCGCCGCCGCGCCAGGGGCTGA
- a CDS encoding SdrD B-like domain-containing protein — translation MSDIALFSTIRVDEDTAVELSLRDILADAGYTTARAIEVIDLSTDLPDGETAWGDTALLGLVGADKIYVRPGAWQANYNGEFTTFQFMVEDDGGNYLSLELRVIIDPVNDAPLGVDKDFTLASHDALVLDTADFGFVDAVEGHAFKSVIIESLPADGTITLDGQAVAAGSEIGVADIAAGRLAFVPSGTSGGVVELGFHVRDNGGLAGTGAQDTSVATNYLSFKVPVPVITPPGGNPGSGGATLATIGDTVWEDDNGNGIQDAGEAGIAGVGVALRDAGGNVIETTTTDADGHYRFEVGNGTYVVAITAPKGYVATAKGAGGDTAVDSDIDASGLTGAITVAKGDVVSNADAGLYRHASINSTVFLDADADGALDTGEAGIANVTVKLLDAQGNVVATAATDANGQYQFGDLKPGTYSLQFDAATLPAGARFASGSGTTSQVTLASGQGAVFEAPAVIEHGTIASTVWEDRNGNGMQDSGETGVAGATVTLVDAKGDKVASTTTDAQGNYTFTTAAGNYTVQVAKPAGYTFTGQDAGTNDAVDSDVDATGTSALFTVRAGATTDPADAGVYRAASLGNKVWFDCDGDGIQDAGESGIQGARVTLLDAAGKAIAATTSDANGLYAFTGLKPGTYSVQFDTSALPAGYVVTKQNAGSDDARDSDIDASGRSQQVTLVSGENNTSVDAGVAQAATIGDRVWLDSDADGAQDSGEAGVANVLMTLRDAGGDVVATTRTDAYGYYKFFAAAGTYSVSMQTPDGYAVTRQYATWSSSDSNADARGNLGSVTVGAGDVVKSLDAGLVQAAIRSTVWEDSDFDGVQDAGECGIGGVTVKLYDANHVLKATTVTAADGSYAFGKLAAGAYSVEVTRAANWHVTKANVGSDSLDSDFTNLSATSSVAGSGVFQLAAGQQKTDLDAGLYRKASIGDKVWRDANHNGVQDTGEEGIGRIKVMLYEAGSNKLLASTTTDARGSYLFSNLDPGSYYLKFDKTDVRFTDSRGYTYAMNDWKWGVKNAGSNDAADSDVNGDGIGKVNVTRTDATFLSSGENDMSWDAAITPIAIDLDGNGIHTIARADFAGSFDLLGTGSAIKSGWLSSGDAFLAIDANGNGRIDDISELFGGASKGSGFAKLASFDSDGDGFVTACDAQFGTLTLWRDANSNGATDAGELVSLAAAGVTSLAVAFEELPFLDANGNLHLERSSATVNGHDVSMTDVYFNVAAGDAAAAGIDAANMAQLIGQTATVVA, via the coding sequence ATGAGCGATATCGCACTTTTCAGTACCATTCGCGTCGACGAAGACACCGCCGTCGAACTGTCCCTGCGCGACATCCTGGCCGACGCCGGCTACACCACGGCGCGCGCCATCGAAGTCATCGACCTGTCCACCGACCTGCCCGACGGCGAGACGGCCTGGGGCGATACTGCCCTGCTGGGCCTGGTCGGCGCGGACAAGATCTATGTGCGCCCCGGTGCCTGGCAGGCGAACTACAACGGCGAGTTCACCACCTTCCAGTTCATGGTCGAGGATGACGGGGGCAATTACCTGTCGCTGGAGCTGCGTGTCATCATCGATCCGGTCAACGACGCCCCGCTGGGCGTCGACAAGGACTTCACGCTGGCCAGCCATGACGCGCTGGTGCTGGACACGGCCGACTTCGGTTTTGTCGACGCCGTCGAGGGCCACGCATTCAAGTCCGTCATCATCGAATCGCTGCCGGCGGACGGCACCATCACGCTCGATGGCCAGGCCGTGGCGGCGGGCAGCGAGATCGGCGTGGCCGACATCGCCGCGGGCAGGCTCGCCTTCGTGCCGAGCGGCACCTCCGGCGGTGTCGTGGAACTGGGTTTCCACGTGCGCGACAACGGCGGCCTGGCCGGCACCGGAGCGCAGGACACCAGCGTGGCAACGAACTACCTGTCGTTCAAGGTGCCGGTGCCGGTCATCACGCCCCCCGGCGGCAATCCCGGCAGCGGCGGCGCGACCCTGGCCACGATCGGCGACACCGTCTGGGAAGACGATAACGGCAACGGTATCCAGGACGCGGGCGAAGCGGGCATCGCCGGCGTCGGCGTGGCGCTGCGCGATGCCGGCGGCAACGTCATCGAGACCACCACCACCGACGCGGACGGCCACTACCGGTTCGAAGTGGGCAATGGCACCTACGTGGTGGCGATCACGGCCCCGAAAGGTTATGTCGCCACCGCCAAGGGCGCGGGCGGCGACACCGCCGTGGACAGCGACATCGACGCGAGCGGCCTGACCGGCGCGATCACCGTCGCCAAGGGCGACGTGGTCAGCAATGCCGACGCGGGCCTGTACCGCCATGCCAGCATAAACAGCACGGTGTTCCTTGACGCCGATGCCGACGGCGCGCTGGACACCGGCGAAGCCGGCATCGCCAACGTGACCGTGAAGCTGCTCGATGCACAGGGCAACGTGGTCGCCACGGCCGCCACCGACGCGAACGGCCAGTACCAGTTCGGCGACCTGAAGCCGGGCACGTACAGCCTGCAGTTCGACGCCGCCACCCTGCCGGCCGGCGCCAGGTTCGCCTCCGGCAGCGGCACGACCAGCCAGGTGACGCTGGCGTCCGGCCAGGGCGCCGTCTTCGAGGCCCCGGCCGTGATCGAGCACGGCACCATCGCCAGCACGGTCTGGGAAGACAGGAACGGCAACGGCATGCAGGACAGCGGCGAAACCGGCGTCGCCGGCGCAACCGTGACCCTGGTGGACGCCAAGGGTGACAAGGTCGCCAGCACGACCACGGACGCGCAGGGCAACTACACGTTCACGACCGCCGCGGGCAATTACACGGTGCAGGTGGCCAAGCCGGCCGGCTACACCTTTACTGGCCAGGATGCGGGCACGAACGATGCAGTCGACAGCGACGTCGATGCCACCGGCACCTCGGCCCTCTTCACGGTGCGGGCCGGCGCGACGACCGATCCGGCCGATGCCGGCGTGTACCGCGCGGCCTCGCTGGGCAACAAGGTGTGGTTCGACTGCGATGGCGACGGCATCCAGGATGCCGGCGAGAGCGGCATCCAGGGCGCCAGGGTGACGCTGCTGGACGCGGCGGGCAAGGCGATCGCCGCCACCACCAGCGATGCCAACGGCCTGTACGCCTTCACGGGCCTGAAACCGGGCACCTACAGCGTGCAGTTCGATACCTCCGCCCTGCCGGCGGGCTACGTGGTGACGAAACAGAACGCCGGGAGCGACGACGCCCGCGATTCCGACATCGACGCCAGCGGCCGGTCGCAGCAGGTCACGCTGGTCTCCGGCGAGAACAACACGAGCGTGGACGCCGGCGTTGCGCAGGCCGCGACCATCGGCGACCGCGTCTGGCTCGACAGCGATGCCGACGGCGCGCAGGACAGCGGCGAAGCCGGCGTGGCCAACGTGCTCATGACCCTGAGAGACGCGGGCGGCGACGTCGTGGCGACCACCAGGACCGACGCCTACGGCTACTACAAGTTCTTCGCCGCCGCCGGTACCTACAGCGTGAGCATGCAGACGCCGGACGGCTACGCCGTGACCAGGCAGTATGCCACCTGGTCGTCCAGCGACAGCAATGCCGACGCGCGCGGCAACCTGGGCAGCGTTACCGTCGGGGCGGGCGACGTGGTGAAATCGCTGGATGCCGGCCTGGTGCAGGCGGCGATCCGCAGCACGGTGTGGGAAGACAGCGACTTCGACGGCGTGCAGGATGCCGGCGAATGCGGCATCGGCGGCGTGACCGTCAAGCTGTACGACGCCAACCACGTGCTGAAGGCCACCACGGTCACCGCGGCCGACGGCAGCTATGCGTTCGGCAAGCTGGCCGCCGGCGCCTACAGCGTGGAAGTGACGCGCGCGGCCAACTGGCATGTGACCAAGGCGAACGTGGGGTCGGACAGCCTCGATTCCGACTTCACCAACCTCTCCGCCACGTCTTCCGTGGCCGGCAGCGGCGTGTTCCAGCTGGCCGCGGGCCAGCAGAAGACCGACCTGGACGCGGGCCTGTACCGCAAGGCCAGCATCGGCGACAAGGTATGGCGCGACGCCAACCACAACGGCGTGCAGGACACGGGCGAGGAAGGCATCGGCAGGATCAAGGTCATGCTCTATGAAGCCGGCAGCAACAAGCTGCTGGCCAGCACCACGACGGATGCGCGCGGCAGCTACCTGTTCAGCAACCTCGATCCGGGCAGCTACTACCTGAAGTTCGACAAGACCGACGTGCGCTTCACCGACAGCCGGGGCTACACGTATGCCATGAACGACTGGAAGTGGGGCGTCAAGAACGCCGGCAGCAACGACGCCGCCGACTCCGACGTGAACGGCGACGGCATCGGCAAGGTGAACGTGACGCGCACCGATGCGACGTTCCTGTCCTCCGGCGAAAACGACATGAGCTGGGACGCGGCGATCACGCCGATCGCGATCGACCTGGATGGCAACGGCATCCACACCATCGCGCGCGCCGATTTCGCCGGCAGCTTCGACCTGCTGGGCACGGGCAGCGCGATCAAGTCGGGCTGGCTGTCGTCCGGCGACGCCTTCCTGGCCATCGACGCCAACGGCAACGGCCGGATCGACGATATTTCCGAGCTGTTCGGCGGCGCCAGCAAGGGCAGCGGCTTTGCCAAGCTGGCTTCGTTCGACAGCGATGGCGATGGCTTCGTGACGGCATGCGACGCGCAATTCGGCACGCTCACGCTGTGGCGGGATGCCAACAGCAACGGCGCCACCGACGCGGGCGAGCTGGTCTCGCTGGCCGCTGCGGGCGTGACATCGCTGGCCGTCGCGTTCGAGGAACTGCCGTTCCTGGACGCCAACGGCAACCTGCATCTGGAACGCAGCAGCGCCACCGTCAACGGCCACGACGTATCGATGACGGACGTGTACTTCAACGTGGCGGCCGGCGACGCGGCCGCCGCCGGCATCGACGCGGCGAACATGGCCCAGCTGATCGGCCAGACCGCCACCGTCGTCGCCTGA